The genomic window TGCGAAACGAGAATCAGGGTTCCTTCAAAACGTTCCAGTGCTTCTTTTAAAATATTTTTGGATTTAATATCAAGGTGGTTCGTAGGTTCATCCATCACCAAAACATTAAAAGGCTCCAGAAGCATTTTACATAAAGCCAAACGATTACGTTCTCCCCCGGATAATACCTTTACTTTCTTTTCTACATCATCTCCTCTAAAAAGAAAAGCACCCAACATGTCCCTGACCTTTGTTCGGGTTTTTTCATTAGCCGCATTGATCATGGTTTCATGAATGGTGATGTCCCCATCTAGATATTCGGATTGATTCTGGGCGAAATAGCCTAACTCTACATTATGTCCCAGTTTTAATTCACCCTGATACTTAATTTCATCAACAATAATTTTAGCCAGTGTTGATTTACCCTGACCATTCTGACCTACAAAGGCAATTTTAGAACCTCTTTCCACTAAAAGGTTGATATTCTTGAGTACTTCTTTTTCCTCGTAAGCTTTCGCAACCTTTTCTGCCTCAATCACTACTTTTCCGGGTTGTACACTTACCGGAAAGCTGATGTTCATTACCGCATTATCATCTTCATCTACTTCAATACGGTCTATTTTATCCAATTTTTTAATCAGGGATTGCGCCATAGAAGCTTTTGTGGCTTTTGCCCTAAATTTTTCAATCAACTTTTCAGTTTGTTCAATTTGTTTGGATTGGTTCTTTTGTGCAGCTAATTGTTGTTCTCTTATTTCTTTGCGTAAAACGAGGTATTTTGAATACGGTTTGTTATAGTCATATATACGTCCTAGTGATATTTCTATAGTCCTATTAGTAACATTATCTAAAAACATTTTATCATGTGATACGATAACTACTACCCCATTATAACCCCTTAGGAAATTCTCTAACCAGATGATAGATTCAATGTCCAAGTGGTTGGTAGGCTCATCCAGCAGTAATATATCGTTGTTTTGAAGCAACAATTTAGCCAATTCAATTCGCATTCGCCATCCACCAGAAAATGTATCTGTTAATTTATTAAAATCTTCCGGTTTAAAACCTAGACCTTGTAGTACCCTTTCTGTTTCTCCCTGGTAGTTATATCCCCCCAGAATTTCATATTGATGGGTCAGATCACTTAGATCGGTAATCAATTGTGTATAGCCTTCACTTTCATAATCCGTACGTTCCGCTAATTGAACGTTAATTGAATCCATTTTACGTTCGGCTGCTTTTATTTCTTCAAAAGCTTCATAAGATTCATCTAAGACCGTACGCCCTTCAACAAAATCAATATCCTGCTTTAAAAATCCGATTTTCACCTCTTTATCCGTGGCAATTTGTCCGGAGTCCGGTTCTTGTTCCTTAGAAAGTATCTTTAACATGGTTGACTTCCCTGCGCCATTCTTTCCTACCAATCCTACCCGATCTCCTGCACTTAATCTAAAAGCTATTTCTTCAAAAAGGTATTCTCCTCCAAAAGATATGGATACGTTATGTATGTTTAACATCTACTTCCGAAATTTTTATGCAAAGATGCTTAATTTTATAGTAGCAAAAAAGGATTATGAGCTTCTTGAAAGGAACTAAATTGTACAGTATATTCACCGGAACCTGCCCGGTTTGTCAAAATGAAAGCATGTATGTCAAATCAAATCCTTACAAGTTAAGTACTACACTGGAGATGCACGAAAGATGTAGTCATTGCCATACCAAATATAAAATCGAACCTTCCTTTTTTTACGGCGCTATGTATGTTAGTTATGCGGTAGGTATTGCTTTTGCAACCGCTGCATTTGTGATTGCTAATCTTATTTTTAAAGCAAGCCTTTTAAACACCTTTTTTGCAATAGTCATCACCTTGGTAGTTTTCTTACCTATTATTTTACGGCTATCCCGAAATATATGGATCAATATCTTTATGGGTTATAATAAAGAAAAAGCGGTATCAGCTAGTAAGTAAAACGGTTAATATCGATTTCCGCAGGTAGAGCTTTCTGATTTTCGATGTGCTGGAATAGTACTTCTGCCGCCCAGGGTGCAGCTAAAATCCCTCTGCTACCCATACCATTTAATAAATGAATGTTAGCGTACTGATGATGAGTTCCTACTAAGGGGCGCCTGTCTTTAACTGTGGGTCGTACTCCTGCCATTTGTTCCACAACCGTAAAATCGGTTTTTATAACCTTTTCCAGTTTTTGTAGAATAATTTCTTTAGCATTAACCGTAGGTGTATTATTTTTTTCCTGGTTATTATAAGTAGCTCCCACCTTATACAAATCATCTCCCAGAGGAATAATAAATAGAGAAAATTTTAAGGCCTCCCGCAGGTTCAAAGACATAGACCGAATAATAAGATATTCCCCTTTGTTACCAACCATGGGCAATTTAGCAAAATAAGGATTATTCTTCATCCCAAAACCTTCGGAAAAAACAATATGTTTTGTTTCAACACCTTTATAAAATACAGCTGAATTGTCAGGATCTATCTCCGCATGATCAAAACTTTCTTTGTGAAAGACATTAATCTCTCGTAGATAATCTTCAAATAACCCTAAGGCTTCGGCAATCTTGATTTTTCCGGTCTTCTCCACCCTTCCTAGCTGGTAAGGTGCAGAAATTTCTTTATTTGCATTGGCTACTAAGGTTGGAGCTAAATAATCTTTTAGTAACACATGATCCCGGGATTCAAACCAAAGATTTTGTTCTTCTATTGAATGAAACCTTCTTAAAATACTCAGATCAACTTGCAAAGACTTCTTTAGTAATCTTTCTAATCGTGAATAGTAGCGAAGTGCTATCGGTAATTGTACTTGGGCGTTCCAAACTGGAGTAAACCGTTTCAAAACAACTGGATTATAGAGTCCACCTGCAACTTTAGATGCTTGTTGTGAAAAATTATCAAACACCAGATAGGATTTATCGTGCTGCTCTAATTGTTCACAGAAAGCCATCCCTACTAACCCAAAACCAACGATAATGTAATCAACTTTCATCGCTTGTAAAGTTACTGGTTTTTAAAGTTATTAGGTTACTAAGTTATTACGGCATTAGCCTCGAGGCGGAAGTTATGATACTTCAAGCCTAATCAGCAAAATTATAAATAGTTAAATTATTCCTAGTTGTCCATTCTATAATAATTTCTATGTGTAACTTATCAATGGAATTTATACAAATAAAGTAGATAATACTAACTAAGTTCACCCAAGTTAACATATTAACTCAGTAACTAAATAATTAATAACACTTTACAACAAAAAAACGCCCGACTAAAAAGCCAGGCGTCTATTATAATTTAAGTAGATGAAGCACTAGTAACTCCACATATCCATTTCAAAATTTCGAATACTTTCTTTAATTCGTTCACTCTCTAACAACTGCATTAACGCATTGTCAACAATATA from Aquimarina sp. ERC-38 includes these protein-coding regions:
- a CDS encoding ABC-F family ATP-binding cassette domain-containing protein, with protein sequence MLNIHNVSISFGGEYLFEEIAFRLSAGDRVGLVGKNGAGKSTMLKILSKEQEPDSGQIATDKEVKIGFLKQDIDFVEGRTVLDESYEAFEEIKAAERKMDSINVQLAERTDYESEGYTQLITDLSDLTHQYEILGGYNYQGETERVLQGLGFKPEDFNKLTDTFSGGWRMRIELAKLLLQNNDILLLDEPTNHLDIESIIWLENFLRGYNGVVVIVSHDKMFLDNVTNRTIEISLGRIYDYNKPYSKYLVLRKEIREQQLAAQKNQSKQIEQTEKLIEKFRAKATKASMAQSLIKKLDKIDRIEVDEDDNAVMNISFPVSVQPGKVVIEAEKVAKAYEEKEVLKNINLLVERGSKIAFVGQNGQGKSTLAKIIVDEIKYQGELKLGHNVELGYFAQNQSEYLDGDITIHETMINAANEKTRTKVRDMLGAFLFRGDDVEKKVKVLSGGERNRLALCKMLLEPFNVLVMDEPTNHLDIKSKNILKEALERFEGTLILVSHDRDFLQGLTNLVYEFKNKNIREYLGDIDFYLDQRKISDLKEIEKKKVVVSEKTEVKNDTKLDYKKQKKIKSLTNKISNTESKINKLEKEIKEIDLELALNYDQTIAKPGFFNSYQDKKQQLQKLMENWEQSQGELENLNG
- a CDS encoding DUF983 domain-containing protein translates to MSFLKGTKLYSIFTGTCPVCQNESMYVKSNPYKLSTTLEMHERCSHCHTKYKIEPSFFYGAMYVSYAVGIAFATAAFVIANLIFKASLLNTFFAIVITLVVFLPIILRLSRNIWINIFMGYNKEKAVSASK
- a CDS encoding NAD(P)/FAD-dependent oxidoreductase: MKVDYIIVGFGLVGMAFCEQLEQHDKSYLVFDNFSQQASKVAGGLYNPVVLKRFTPVWNAQVQLPIALRYYSRLERLLKKSLQVDLSILRRFHSIEEQNLWFESRDHVLLKDYLAPTLVANANKEISAPYQLGRVEKTGKIKIAEALGLFEDYLREINVFHKESFDHAEIDPDNSAVFYKGVETKHIVFSEGFGMKNNPYFAKLPMVGNKGEYLIIRSMSLNLREALKFSLFIIPLGDDLYKVGATYNNQEKNNTPTVNAKEIILQKLEKVIKTDFTVVEQMAGVRPTVKDRRPLVGTHHQYANIHLLNGMGSRGILAAPWAAEVLFQHIENQKALPAEIDINRFTY